One window of Cohnella hashimotonis genomic DNA carries:
- a CDS encoding sugar phosphate isomerase/epimerase family protein: MFPFKAALNASTLFPFELEVPEQIAVAARAGYEGIELWVPQIKSYLAGGGTIAALRSCLEESGLAFPNAIAFFRWADEVETEREAAFEQAEREMQLLSELGCGAVAAPPFGEVGRVSADELAARFARLVELGRSIGIEPYLEFWGRAPKLSRLDEARDILRRSGVSDGKLLLDPFHMYTGGSAIAELGALTGAEIGICHANDYPASPGVESIGDGDRVFPGEGIAPLHDAAKILHRVGYDGYLSLELFVADFGGLTADEAASKGLQAMREAFDVESGM, translated from the coding sequence ATGTTTCCATTTAAAGCGGCGTTGAATGCATCGACGCTTTTTCCATTTGAGCTTGAGGTGCCGGAGCAGATTGCCGTCGCGGCCCGGGCGGGATATGAGGGCATCGAGCTGTGGGTGCCGCAGATCAAATCTTATCTTGCCGGCGGCGGAACGATCGCCGCGCTGAGATCGTGTCTGGAAGAGAGCGGCCTCGCGTTCCCGAACGCGATCGCCTTCTTTAGGTGGGCGGACGAGGTCGAGACCGAACGGGAAGCGGCCTTTGAGCAGGCGGAGCGAGAAATGCAGCTGCTGTCCGAGCTGGGCTGCGGCGCGGTGGCCGCGCCGCCGTTCGGTGAGGTCGGGCGCGTATCCGCGGATGAGCTGGCCGCGAGGTTCGCGCGCCTCGTCGAGCTGGGGCGAAGCATCGGCATCGAGCCGTACCTGGAGTTCTGGGGACGGGCGCCGAAGCTGTCGAGGCTGGACGAAGCCCGCGACATCCTCCGCCGGAGCGGCGTGTCGGATGGCAAGCTGCTGCTCGACCCGTTCCATATGTACACGGGCGGGAGCGCGATCGCGGAGCTTGGCGCGCTGACGGGCGCCGAGATCGGCATTTGCCACGCCAACGACTACCCGGCCTCGCCCGGCGTAGAATCGATCGGCGACGGGGACCGCGTGTTCCCGGGCGAGGGCATCGCGCCATTGCATGACGCAGCGAAAATTTTGCATCGGGTCGGGTACGACGGCTACTTGTCTCTGGAGCTGTTTGTCGCCGATTTCGGCGGGCTGACCGCCGACGAAGCGGCAAGCAAGGGGCTGCAAGCGATGAGGGAAGCGTTCGACGTCGAATCCGGAATGTGA
- a CDS encoding PQQ-binding-like beta-propeller repeat protein: MHDMENQSWKDDTVTIPFGRPVLLFTLVFVLFGAFVRPIYADTPHSSYQGMNWTSPDTTATVKPKWTVAIDSPKDLNTINAGTIASGEGKVFVFQHGRLLALNAKTGKTLWAYGSKMISPIAYRDGVVYAISEEGVLHAIQAINGKKKWATASRTSGIARLLVNGDKVYVYNGHIRAFDAKSGTLLWTDHFPNAYSDQDIQFAAGKVLVSTSFSGAYTYQTLLAFNESNGQLAWEAPNASAPLYIQGNQIIVQRTSNLLDQLEKTTLDTIDTLSGKIVKTVEYEENGQAWIDSGHVYIFAAGVVYAYPLNAVPDQVARDSYRSDSAYKNFWAGGPDAGRILFTDGDQITGSKLVNKSVVYYGSAGTQGTSIARFDTFGNGLYVAYSDGRLEAKDLITAKRVFVIQTKGRVFGPTLREDGMIIVQSQGSVNAVSEPALLKAK, from the coding sequence ATGCATGATATGGAAAATCAATCATGGAAGGATGATACCGTGACAATCCCATTCGGCAGACCTGTTTTATTGTTTACGTTGGTATTCGTGCTCTTCGGCGCTTTTGTTCGACCGATATACGCGGACACGCCGCACTCGTCATACCAGGGGATGAACTGGACTTCCCCCGATACGACCGCTACCGTCAAGCCGAAATGGACTGTCGCGATCGATAGCCCCAAAGACTTAAACACAATTAATGCCGGCACGATTGCGTCCGGGGAAGGCAAAGTATTTGTCTTCCAGCATGGCCGCTTGCTCGCGCTAAATGCGAAGACAGGCAAGACGTTATGGGCTTACGGCTCTAAAATGATCTCTCCTATAGCTTACCGCGACGGGGTCGTATACGCGATTTCTGAAGAAGGGGTCTTACATGCGATCCAAGCCATAAACGGAAAGAAGAAATGGGCGACGGCCAGCCGAACGTCAGGAATCGCAAGGCTACTCGTCAACGGAGACAAAGTTTACGTTTACAACGGCCATATCCGCGCGTTTGATGCCAAATCCGGAACGTTACTGTGGACAGACCATTTTCCCAACGCATATAGTGACCAAGACATTCAGTTCGCTGCAGGGAAAGTACTGGTAAGTACTTCTTTTTCAGGCGCTTATACCTATCAGACGCTTCTCGCATTCAATGAGAGCAACGGTCAGCTTGCCTGGGAAGCACCAAACGCGAGCGCGCCGTTATATATACAGGGAAATCAAATCATAGTCCAGCGCACCTCAAACTTGCTGGATCAACTTGAGAAGACCACTTTAGACACGATCGACACGTTGTCCGGAAAGATTGTCAAAACGGTCGAATACGAGGAAAACGGCCAAGCCTGGATCGATTCCGGACATGTATATATTTTTGCAGCCGGGGTCGTCTATGCCTACCCGTTGAATGCGGTTCCCGATCAAGTAGCGAGGGATTCTTACCGGTCGGACAGCGCTTATAAAAATTTCTGGGCCGGGGGTCCGGACGCGGGCAGAATTTTATTTACCGACGGAGATCAAATAACGGGCTCAAAGCTTGTCAACAAGTCAGTCGTGTACTACGGATCCGCGGGTACTCAGGGTACTTCGATCGCCCGATTCGACACGTTCGGCAACGGCCTATACGTCGCTTACTCGGATGGGCGGCTGGAAGCTAAAGATTTGATTACGGCTAAGCGCGTATTTGTCATTCAAACCAAGGGGAGAGTCTTCGGTCCGACGCTGCGTGAAGACGGCATGATCATCGTCCAATCCCAAGGAAGCGTCAATGCCGTGTCCGAACCGGCACTTTTAAAGGCCAAGTAA
- a CDS encoding helix-turn-helix domain-containing protein, which translates to MSYEVHDQLRITVLNVTKVQYKSRIIFDYVQSCYTVSYIQKGEVITTLEDKEFVAKTGDVMIHRPHKPFNVISQTDGVHYLFNVDIKVKGEQDFFDVFPLGKVVKVRDPGLYEKKFDELRSLWLQEDDDFRTVQTGFLAFFLLHEILESTKLGERRSSRDPIITDRFNNALHYIENGLEEDISREELAQIYHMNPVYFSRAFQKIYGITPMKMLKKMRLQKARQMLENTEHTIDHIAQQSGHYDAAHFSRAFQKAFGQSPTDYRKSIKITRRSIVPTWFDYQI; encoded by the coding sequence ATGTCGTACGAGGTTCATGACCAGCTTCGCATCACCGTATTGAACGTGACGAAGGTCCAGTACAAATCCAGGATCATTTTCGACTACGTCCAATCCTGTTATACCGTCTCTTATATTCAAAAGGGTGAGGTCATCACGACGCTCGAGGACAAGGAGTTCGTGGCGAAGACGGGCGATGTAATGATTCACCGGCCGCACAAGCCGTTTAACGTGATCTCCCAGACCGACGGCGTGCACTATCTGTTCAACGTCGATATCAAGGTCAAGGGGGAGCAAGATTTCTTTGACGTTTTCCCGCTCGGCAAGGTAGTCAAGGTGCGCGATCCCGGCCTGTACGAAAAAAAGTTCGACGAGCTTCGAAGCTTATGGCTGCAGGAGGACGACGACTTCCGCACCGTGCAAACCGGTTTTCTCGCCTTCTTCCTGCTGCACGAGATTCTGGAGAGCACGAAGCTCGGGGAGCGGCGGTCCTCGCGGGACCCGATCATCACCGACCGCTTCAACAACGCGCTCCATTATATCGAGAACGGGCTTGAAGAAGACATTTCCCGCGAAGAGCTCGCCCAGATCTATCATATGAACCCGGTCTATTTCAGCCGGGCGTTCCAGAAAATCTACGGAATCACGCCAATGAAGATGTTGAAGAAGATGCGGCTGCAAAAGGCCAGGCAGATGCTCGAAAATACGGAACATACGATCGATCATATCGCCCAGCAAAGCGGTCATTACGACGCGGCGCACTTCAGCCGGGCGTTCCAGAAGGCGTTCGGGCAATCGCCGACCGATTATCGCAAAAGTATCAAAATTACAAGAAGAAGCATCGTCCCTACATGGTTCGATTACCAAATATAA
- a CDS encoding AAA family ATPase, giving the protein MFLRSLTVTGGADRKGYPFDIPAIRGLASLAFESNVTFFVGENGSGKSTLLEAIAYQCGFNEAGGGRNNTYEVDAAGSVLGDAIRLSWMPKVTNGFFLRAETFYHFASHLDTLPESLGAYGGRSLHRQSHGEAFLSLFKHRFGKRAIYLLDEPEAALSPARQLALMRIVKDLEKDAQFIVATHSPILLGYPGARILSFDETPIREIRYEDTLHYIVTKRFLENRHKVLDELFDDGEED; this is encoded by the coding sequence ATGTTCTTGCGCAGTCTGACGGTGACCGGCGGGGCGGATCGCAAGGGTTACCCGTTCGACATACCGGCGATACGTGGGCTTGCGTCGCTGGCGTTCGAGTCCAACGTGACCTTTTTCGTCGGAGAAAACGGGTCGGGCAAGTCGACGCTTCTGGAAGCGATCGCCTACCAATGCGGATTTAACGAGGCGGGCGGCGGAAGGAACAATACGTACGAGGTCGACGCAGCCGGCTCGGTGCTCGGGGACGCGATCCGGCTGTCCTGGATGCCCAAGGTGACGAACGGCTTTTTTCTCCGCGCCGAAACGTTCTATCACTTCGCTTCGCATCTGGACACGTTGCCCGAGAGTCTGGGCGCCTACGGCGGACGGTCGCTGCACCGGCAGTCGCATGGCGAAGCGTTTTTGTCATTGTTCAAGCACAGGTTCGGCAAGAGAGCGATCTATTTGCTGGACGAGCCCGAGGCCGCGCTTTCTCCGGCCAGGCAGCTGGCGCTCATGCGCATCGTCAAGGATCTGGAGAAGGATGCGCAGTTTATCGTCGCGACACATTCGCCGATCCTGCTCGGCTATCCGGGGGCGCGCATCCTGAGCTTCGACGAGACGCCGATCCGGGAGATCCGGTACGAGGACACGCTGCACTATATCGTGACCAAGCGGTTTTTGGAAAATCGGCACAAAGTGCTGGACGAGCTGTTCGACGACGGGGAGGAAGATTGA
- a CDS encoding BMP family ABC transporter substrate-binding protein encodes MIRLVHAKRSTLLMLLTIVFFVLLASGCGESSNGSPSSASASASVAAASAPDASPADAEGGNKKPRVAFVYLGVAGDGGWTYQHDAGVKYMEQELGIKADIVENVPDTADSERVFTELAQNHDIIFGTSYGYMDAMYNVAQKYPDVIFMHCSGYKTLPNMGTYLGREWESSYLVGMAAGKMTKTGHLGYVGAFPIPEVIYTINAFALGAQSVNPDAKVDVVWSNTWFDPTIERQAADSLLDKGVDVLAAYQDSPASLQAAAERGAFGVGNDSDMGKYAPDHYISNNVWNWGPYYAKVVRSVMEGTWKSEAYMGDMKDGLVNLAPLGAKVPQDVKDLVEKTKAGILDGSVQVFKGPIYDQSGKLRAENGATMTLEQILAQDWLAKGVNGTVS; translated from the coding sequence ATGATCAGGTTGGTACATGCCAAACGCTCGACCTTGCTGATGCTTCTGACGATTGTCTTCTTCGTACTGCTGGCAAGCGGCTGCGGCGAATCGTCCAACGGGTCCCCGTCTTCGGCGAGCGCGTCCGCGAGCGTAGCGGCCGCCTCGGCGCCGGACGCTTCTCCCGCGGACGCGGAAGGCGGGAACAAAAAGCCGCGCGTCGCATTCGTGTATTTAGGCGTGGCGGGAGACGGCGGCTGGACGTACCAGCACGACGCCGGCGTCAAATACATGGAGCAAGAACTCGGCATCAAGGCGGACATCGTCGAGAACGTGCCGGATACCGCCGACTCGGAGCGGGTGTTCACGGAGCTCGCGCAAAATCACGACATTATTTTCGGAACGAGCTACGGCTATATGGACGCGATGTATAACGTGGCTCAAAAATACCCCGACGTCATCTTCATGCACTGCTCGGGCTACAAGACGCTGCCCAATATGGGGACCTACCTCGGCAGGGAATGGGAATCGAGCTACCTGGTCGGCATGGCCGCGGGCAAGATGACCAAAACCGGACATCTGGGCTATGTCGGCGCGTTTCCCATTCCCGAAGTAATCTACACGATCAACGCTTTTGCGCTTGGCGCGCAGAGCGTGAACCCCGACGCGAAGGTGGATGTGGTGTGGAGCAATACCTGGTTCGATCCGACGATCGAGCGCCAAGCGGCGGATAGCTTGCTGGACAAAGGCGTCGACGTGCTGGCCGCTTACCAGGACTCGCCTGCAAGCCTGCAGGCCGCGGCCGAGCGGGGCGCCTTCGGCGTAGGCAACGATTCGGACATGGGCAAATACGCGCCGGACCATTACATTTCGAATAACGTCTGGAACTGGGGCCCTTACTACGCGAAGGTTGTCCGCTCGGTCATGGAAGGCACGTGGAAAAGCGAGGCCTACATGGGCGACATGAAGGACGGCCTCGTCAATCTGGCGCCGCTGGGCGCCAAGGTGCCGCAGGACGTGAAGGATCTGGTCGAGAAGACGAAGGCCGGCATTTTGGACGGAAGCGTGCAGGTGTTCAAGGGGCCGATCTACGACCAGTCCGGCAAGCTGCGGGCCGAGAACGGAGCGACAATGACGCTGGAACAAATCCTGGCGCAAGATTGGCTCGCGAAAGGCGTTAACGGAACCGTATCGTAG
- a CDS encoding sugar phosphate isomerase/epimerase family protein — MAFPVALQPFTIRDELDRDYFGAFERVAQIGYAAVEVGPPPAGIEVADMKARFDRLGLKVIGAHAGLGQLTDGLDGFDDFLKLFDAKYAILSHRFETREAVLESAALFNRIGEACRARGLQFLYHNHDWEFVRFGEETALDLLLRETDPELVKMELDVYWAQKGGVDPAAYLRGLRGRCPLLHVKDMEPGEERFFAEVGEGILDFGDILKAAEEAGTEWLVVEQDHCRRPVFECIETSYRNLQRMGAVRT; from the coding sequence ATGGCATTTCCCGTTGCTTTGCAACCGTTTACGATTCGTGACGAGCTCGATCGCGATTACTTCGGCGCCTTCGAGCGCGTCGCGCAGATCGGCTATGCCGCAGTCGAAGTCGGCCCGCCGCCCGCGGGAATCGAAGTCGCCGATATGAAAGCGCGGTTTGATCGGCTGGGCCTGAAGGTGATCGGCGCCCATGCCGGACTCGGGCAGCTGACGGACGGACTGGACGGGTTCGACGATTTCTTGAAGCTGTTCGACGCCAAGTACGCCATCCTGTCGCATCGCTTCGAAACGCGCGAGGCGGTGCTCGAGAGCGCCGCGCTTTTCAACCGGATCGGGGAAGCTTGCCGGGCGCGCGGGCTGCAATTTCTGTACCATAACCACGACTGGGAGTTCGTACGGTTCGGCGAAGAGACGGCGCTCGACCTGCTTCTCCGAGAGACTGATCCGGAGCTTGTGAAAATGGAGCTGGACGTCTATTGGGCTCAAAAGGGCGGCGTCGATCCGGCTGCGTATTTGCGCGGCCTTCGCGGGCGCTGTCCGCTGCTGCACGTCAAGGACATGGAGCCGGGCGAGGAGCGGTTCTTCGCGGAAGTGGGAGAGGGCATCCTCGACTTCGGCGATATTTTGAAGGCGGCCGAGGAAGCGGGAACCGAGTGGCTCGTGGTCGAGCAAGATCATTGCCGCAGGCCCGTCTTTGAATGCATCGAGACGAGCTACCGCAATCTGCAGCGGATGGGCGCCGTTCGTACTTGA
- a CDS encoding S-layer homology domain-containing protein, which yields MPTTDRTTTVEVTGAGASFADTDRIAAWAAPYVAEASSLGLLSGRSAGQFAPQGVTTRAEAAQSVYNLLQK from the coding sequence ATGCCGACGACGGATAGGACGACCACGGTGGAGGTAACCGGCGCAGGCGCGAGCTTCGCCGACACGGACCGCATCGCGGCCTGGGCGGCGCCGTACGTGGCCGAAGCCTCGTCGCTCGGCCTGCTATCCGGCCGGAGCGCGGGACAGTTCGCGCCGCAAGGCGTAACGACCCGCGCCGAAGCCGCGCAGTCGGTGTACAATTTGCTGCAAAAGTAA
- a CDS encoding aromatic ring-hydroxylating oxygenase subunit alpha produces MHQPDPALTKEWLPALSSDRLGAEPLSVELLGVKLAIVRLGGKVRAFRDLCIHRGVPLSMGRVEGERLICAYHGWSYDGCGACVRIPAQAANKAIPEKAKAQVFACAEQSGLIWVCLGEPSGAPPTASLGEFDSPAYRRVHCDPYLLQAAGPRIVENFLDVSHLMFVHEGLLGDPEAAEIGEHRVHRTPEGLASDEIAVYQPDGDGTGQGLVNRYVYKVLGPLTAWLEKRDSANPGHVFGLLLTVTPHSERHSTAFAVIYRNYELDTPDEVFSSFQDRLIEQDRAIVEAQKPELLPLDLQAELHLVSDRISIAYRQWLRELGVSFGTA; encoded by the coding sequence TTGCATCAACCGGATCCCGCTTTGACCAAGGAATGGCTGCCGGCGCTCTCGTCCGACCGGCTGGGCGCCGAGCCGCTATCGGTAGAACTGCTCGGCGTAAAGCTCGCGATCGTACGGTTGGGGGGCAAGGTGCGCGCCTTCCGCGACCTGTGCATTCACCGCGGCGTACCGCTCTCCATGGGACGCGTCGAGGGGGAGCGCCTGATCTGCGCTTATCACGGATGGTCGTACGACGGCTGCGGCGCATGCGTGCGAATTCCGGCCCAGGCGGCGAACAAAGCGATCCCGGAAAAAGCCAAGGCCCAGGTATTCGCGTGCGCCGAGCAATCCGGCTTGATCTGGGTCTGCCTGGGCGAGCCGTCCGGCGCCCCGCCGACGGCATCGCTCGGCGAATTCGACTCGCCCGCTTATCGCCGCGTGCATTGCGATCCTTATCTCTTGCAGGCGGCGGGGCCGCGGATCGTCGAGAACTTCCTGGACGTTTCCCATCTGATGTTCGTCCACGAGGGGCTGCTCGGCGATCCCGAGGCGGCGGAGATCGGGGAGCACCGGGTCCATCGGACGCCGGAAGGACTCGCGAGCGACGAGATCGCGGTGTACCAGCCCGACGGGGACGGCACCGGGCAAGGTCTCGTTAACCGGTACGTATACAAAGTGCTGGGACCGCTCACTGCTTGGCTGGAGAAACGCGATTCCGCCAACCCTGGCCACGTGTTCGGGCTGCTGCTGACGGTGACGCCGCATTCGGAGCGGCACAGCACGGCGTTTGCGGTCATCTACCGCAACTACGAACTGGACACGCCGGACGAAGTCTTCTCTTCCTTCCAGGACCGGCTGATCGAGCAGGATCGCGCGATTGTCGAGGCCCAGAAGCCCGAGCTGCTGCCGTTGGATCTGCAAGCGGAGCTGCACCTGGTGTCGGACCGCATCAGCATCGCGTACCGGCAGTGGCTGCGCGAGCTCGGCGTCTCCTTCGGTACGGCGTGA
- a CDS encoding ABC transporter substrate-binding protein, with product MKWKHAGSLVSAALIVQVMTACSGSSNNGTSSDSASSPSASAGASASPSSSSSAAAPSSPTGEKVTLRVMDWADSEKAYREQFIKDFEAKYPNIKIEYTLLTVDQFQNTILTAIKSGDAPDLFPIPATMKLSTAVKEGWYQPLDAYLDDAFKSSFVDGAFTEGTTMLDGKIYSIPALAGVPSTLVFYNKKLFQEAGLDANSPPKTYSEFREAAKKITAAGKGKYYGIIEGGKQIGRWKLAATEWSALAGSGFASESPVSLKDGLASYDSKAMLGVFDLFKGLKQDGSYHPKTMSLSAPEARALFAEGQAGFIVQGEWNVGTWTKNNPDLDFGVMAPPVPDEGQAGYLPRSTYAPWIGLSASTKHPKEAAIYLKEYFSKDYQSVLVQNGDRFSILKDVNESSAEIPQFKQYYEIVQQYARLVPSVAVRNPEASAVMASFKDPKPGLGDILQGVVAGSLKDPAAPLKQLSGQIDKALDAAIDQAKAGGAKVERSDFAFSSWSPDKDFSAEDYQALK from the coding sequence ATGAAATGGAAGCACGCAGGATCGCTCGTGTCTGCAGCACTAATCGTACAAGTGATGACAGCTTGCTCGGGGTCCTCGAACAACGGGACGAGCAGCGACTCGGCAAGCTCGCCGTCCGCATCCGCCGGCGCGTCCGCCAGCCCTTCTTCCTCGTCCTCGGCCGCGGCGCCGTCCTCGCCGACCGGCGAAAAGGTCACGCTTCGGGTCATGGACTGGGCCGACAGCGAGAAGGCTTACCGCGAACAATTCATCAAAGACTTCGAAGCGAAATACCCGAACATCAAGATCGAATACACGCTGCTGACGGTCGACCAGTTTCAGAATACGATCCTGACCGCCATCAAATCGGGCGACGCGCCCGACCTGTTCCCGATCCCCGCGACGATGAAGCTGAGCACAGCGGTGAAGGAAGGCTGGTACCAGCCGCTCGACGCCTATCTCGACGATGCGTTCAAAAGCAGCTTCGTGGACGGTGCGTTCACCGAAGGCACGACGATGCTCGACGGCAAGATCTATTCGATCCCCGCGCTCGCCGGCGTGCCCAGCACGCTCGTCTTTTACAACAAAAAGCTGTTTCAGGAAGCCGGTCTTGATGCGAACAGCCCGCCCAAGACATATAGCGAATTCCGCGAAGCCGCGAAGAAGATCACGGCGGCCGGCAAAGGCAAGTATTACGGCATCATCGAAGGCGGCAAGCAGATCGGCCGCTGGAAGCTCGCAGCGACCGAATGGTCGGCGCTCGCCGGCAGCGGCTTCGCCTCCGAATCGCCGGTCAGCCTGAAGGACGGACTGGCCTCCTACGACTCCAAGGCGATGCTGGGCGTGTTCGACCTGTTCAAGGGATTGAAGCAGGACGGCAGTTACCACCCGAAGACGATGAGCCTCTCCGCACCGGAAGCCCGCGCCCTGTTCGCCGAAGGACAGGCCGGCTTCATCGTCCAGGGCGAATGGAATGTCGGCACCTGGACGAAAAACAATCCCGATCTCGACTTCGGGGTCATGGCGCCGCCCGTGCCGGACGAAGGACAGGCCGGTTATCTGCCGCGTTCGACCTATGCGCCTTGGATCGGCCTGTCTGCTTCCACCAAGCACCCGAAGGAAGCGGCGATCTATCTGAAGGAATACTTCAGCAAGGACTACCAATCGGTCCTCGTCCAGAACGGCGACCGATTCTCCATCCTGAAGGACGTGAACGAGTCGTCCGCGGAGATTCCGCAGTTCAAGCAGTACTACGAGATCGTGCAGCAGTACGCCCGTCTCGTGCCGAGCGTCGCTGTGCGCAACCCCGAAGCGTCGGCCGTCATGGCGAGCTTTAAGGACCCGAAGCCGGGCCTGGGCGATATCCTCCAGGGCGTCGTCGCCGGCTCGCTCAAGGATCCGGCCGCGCCGCTCAAGCAGCTGTCGGGCCAGATCGACAAGGCGCTGGATGCGGCGATCGACCAGGCCAAGGCAGGCGGCGCGAAGGTCGAGCGCAGCGACTTCGCCTTCTCCAGCTGGAGCCCGGATAAGGATTTTTCCGCAGAAGACTATCAAGCGCTGAAGTGA
- a CDS encoding sugar hydrolase: MADTIKMQTGQVAIVRNEAFVGKAEALKPVLLEEALKAARIVEVVADAQAMHGWRAREAAPAEALQEREYKKGDAVVLDFGDHRVGYVSFDVRPVGSPPDAPLKLRLTFGEMPVEMAEPFSSYNGWISSSWLQEEILLVDVLPARISLPRRYSFRYLKLEVLDTSQKYRVAFSDVTVRTVTSADTSAVIELSHPDPVIREIDRVSVKTLQDCMQDVFEDGPKRDRRLWLGDLRLQALANYETFRSDDLVKRCLYLFAAVPDELGRVTANLFIEPSLIADDTYLYDYSLFFAATLHDYAEATGDEETMRELWPLARRQVELGLERLDETGVVRDEESWWAFIDWHESLNKQAPAQGVLIYTLKRAIAMAERLGCESATELTARLAEVEAATLARLWDSELGFFISGADRQVSWASQAWLALAEVLPPEDNQALMLRLLAESPDIGPTTPYMYHHVVEALLLTGCRDEAVAMLKQYWGGMLEDGADTFWELYDPQDKSFSPYGSHLINSYCHAWSCTPTYLIRKFGL; this comes from the coding sequence ATGGCGGATACGATAAAGATGCAAACCGGGCAGGTCGCGATCGTGCGCAACGAAGCGTTCGTCGGGAAGGCGGAGGCGCTGAAGCCCGTTTTGCTCGAAGAGGCGCTCAAGGCTGCGCGCATCGTCGAGGTCGTAGCGGACGCTCAGGCCATGCACGGCTGGCGGGCGCGTGAGGCGGCGCCTGCCGAAGCGTTGCAGGAGAGGGAATATAAAAAGGGAGACGCCGTCGTACTGGACTTCGGCGACCACCGGGTCGGCTACGTTTCTTTCGATGTCCGCCCGGTCGGCAGTCCGCCCGATGCGCCGCTGAAGCTGAGGCTGACTTTCGGTGAGATGCCGGTGGAGATGGCGGAGCCGTTCTCCTCGTACAACGGCTGGATTAGCAGCTCCTGGCTGCAGGAGGAAATCCTGCTCGTCGACGTGCTGCCGGCTCGGATCTCGCTGCCGCGAAGATACAGCTTCCGTTATCTGAAGCTGGAGGTGCTGGATACGTCCCAGAAATACCGCGTCGCATTTAGCGACGTGACGGTCCGTACCGTCACGTCGGCCGACACGTCCGCTGTGATCGAGCTGTCGCATCCCGATCCCGTAATCCGCGAGATCGACCGCGTGAGCGTCAAGACGCTGCAGGACTGCATGCAGGACGTGTTCGAGGACGGTCCCAAGCGGGACCGCAGGCTCTGGCTGGGCGATCTGAGGCTGCAGGCGCTGGCGAACTACGAGACGTTCCGGAGCGACGATCTGGTCAAACGCTGTCTTTACCTGTTCGCGGCCGTGCCTGACGAGTTGGGCCGGGTGACGGCGAACCTGTTCATCGAGCCTTCTCTGATCGCCGACGACACGTATCTGTACGACTACTCGCTTTTTTTCGCCGCAACTTTGCACGATTATGCGGAGGCCACGGGAGACGAGGAGACGATGCGCGAGCTGTGGCCGCTTGCGCGTCGACAGGTAGAGCTTGGCCTCGAGCGGCTGGATGAAACGGGCGTGGTGCGGGACGAGGAGTCCTGGTGGGCGTTCATCGACTGGCACGAGTCGCTCAACAAGCAGGCGCCTGCGCAGGGCGTGCTAATTTATACGCTGAAGCGCGCGATCGCCATGGCCGAGCGGCTGGGCTGCGAATCGGCGACCGAGCTGACGGCGCGGCTCGCCGAGGTCGAAGCCGCGACGCTGGCGCGGCTGTGGGACTCGGAGCTCGGCTTCTTCATAAGCGGCGCGGACCGGCAGGTGTCTTGGGCGTCGCAGGCCTGGCTGGCGCTGGCGGAGGTGCTGCCACCCGAGGACAACCAGGCGCTCATGCTGCGGCTGCTCGCCGAGTCGCCGGACATCGGCCCGACCACGCCGTACATGTACCATCATGTCGTCGAGGCGCTGCTCCTGACGGGCTGCCGTGACGAGGCGGTCGCGATGCTCAAGCAATACTGGGGCGGCATGCTCGAGGACGGCGCGGACACGTTCTGGGAGCTGTACGATCCGCAGGACAAGAGCTTCTCGCCATACGGCAGCCACCTCATAAACAGCTACTGTCACGCGTGGAGCTGCACGCCGACCTATCTGATACGCAAGTTCGGGCTGTAG